The Methanolacinia petrolearia DSM 11571 genome has a segment encoding these proteins:
- a CDS encoding DUF1294 domain-containing protein, whose product MPEKKLLLLSFLGPFGGAFGMKIFRHKTMKLKFKLVYVFLVLHVVVICGLVMMITRMI is encoded by the coding sequence ATGCCTGAAAAGAAACTTCTGCTTCTCTCTTTCCTCGGGCCATTCGGGGGAGCCTTCGGGATGAAGATTTTCCGGCACAAAACGATGAAGCTGAAGTTCAAGCTGGTCTATGTTTTTCTGGTTCTGCATGTCGTTGTGATTTGTGGTCTAGTGATGATGATTACGAGGATGATTTGA
- the hemA gene encoding glutamyl-tRNA reductase — protein sequence MKNSLFIPVACAGISHREADIPALEDFRFPDEKEFMDEAGELFKGIVLLQTCNRIEIFVHGDGATLDRFLKDKGRSGYRMLEGEDVLDHLLRLASGMESMIIGEDQILGQLKTALILSQETGHCDRVLDMCINRAIHTGIEVRNRTKINSGAVSIGSAAVTLAEDLLGTLEDRHILVVGVGEMGKLVAQAIAAKNLKAIYVTNRTYETAVDLADKIGGKAVKMDDLYRYISLSDVVISCTGAPHAVIHASELREALESRRWPLDEKERPLILIDIAQPRDVEEEIANIDRVKVFTIDDLRSVSEKNMGIRKKQAEAAEKMISLDLISFVSMLNRTSADDILVDLYTWAESIRIRERDKALSRLKDADEKTRGVIEDLSKVLVKKMFSDATIAIRGCAESGDLEGAEKYVHAITRGNNPCIRKDDSED from the coding sequence ATGAAAAACAGCCTTTTTATTCCCGTTGCATGCGCCGGCATCTCGCACAGGGAGGCGGACATCCCGGCACTCGAGGACTTCCGTTTCCCCGACGAGAAGGAGTTCATGGACGAGGCCGGAGAGCTCTTCAAAGGCATCGTTTTGCTCCAGACATGCAACAGGATCGAGATATTCGTGCACGGCGACGGTGCAACACTCGATCGCTTCCTCAAAGACAAGGGACGATCCGGCTACAGGATGCTCGAAGGAGAAGACGTCCTCGATCATCTTTTGAGACTCGCATCCGGGATGGAGTCGATGATAATCGGCGAGGACCAGATCCTCGGCCAGCTCAAAACGGCCCTGATCCTCTCCCAGGAGACCGGGCACTGCGACCGCGTCCTCGACATGTGCATCAACAGGGCGATCCACACCGGCATAGAAGTCCGGAACAGGACGAAGATCAACAGCGGCGCAGTATCCATCGGGTCCGCGGCCGTAACCCTCGCCGAAGATCTTCTCGGAACGCTCGAAGACCGGCACATCCTTGTCGTCGGCGTCGGCGAGATGGGAAAACTTGTCGCACAGGCAATTGCGGCGAAGAACCTAAAGGCCATCTATGTCACGAACAGGACATACGAGACGGCCGTCGACCTTGCAGACAAGATCGGCGGAAAAGCGGTGAAGATGGACGATCTCTACCGCTACATCTCCTTATCCGACGTCGTGATCTCGTGCACCGGTGCCCCTCATGCCGTAATCCATGCAAGTGAACTCAGGGAGGCGCTTGAAAGCCGCCGCTGGCCGCTCGACGAAAAGGAGCGCCCGCTGATACTCATCGACATCGCCCAGCCCCGCGACGTAGAGGAAGAGATCGCGAACATCGACAGGGTGAAGGTTTTCACCATCGACGATCTCAGGAGCGTCAGCGAGAAGAACATGGGCATCCGTAAAAAACAGGCGGAAGCCGCAGAAAAAATGATCTCGCTGGATCTCATCTCTTTTGTCTCGATGCTCAACCGCACCTCCGCCGACGATATCCTCGTCGACCTCTATACATGGGCCGAGTCCATACGCATACGCGAGAGGGACAAGGCCCTATCGAGGCTCAAAGATGCCGATGAAAAGACCAGGGGCGTAATCGAAGACTTATCCAAGGTGCTGGTAAAGAAGATGTTTTCAGACGCCACTATAGCAATAAGAGGCTGTGCCGAATCCGGTGACCTGGAAGGTGCAGAGAAGTATGTCCATGCAATAACCAGAGGAAACAATCCATGTATCCGCAAAGACGACTCAGAAGACTGA
- the hemC gene encoding hydroxymethylbilane synthase, with protein sequence MSLIAGTRASKLALAQTKRVSRMLYDLEIETQVKKISTSGDNVTNVPLHKVGGQGIFVKALDDAILEGEIDFAVHSMKDIPAKRPDGVVTCAILKRDSPADFLVHYCPLKEVKIVGTSSTRRRAQFLRGGLDVEVKELRGNVDTRIRKLKEGEYDAIVLAEAGMERLGLDLPGTRLLPQWHVPSPNQGIIAVVCRDDPELIKTFEPLNHEQTRMDASVERAVMEEIGGGCYTPQGVFCEDGFLIAEVLSLDGKRWERIEDDGSSVEEARLIGQKLRSIGYDIIEEARLSLGL encoded by the coding sequence ATGTCTCTGATCGCCGGAACAAGGGCCTCAAAGCTCGCCCTCGCCCAGACAAAAAGAGTATCCAGGATGCTCTACGACCTGGAGATCGAAACCCAGGTCAAAAAGATCAGCACGAGCGGGGATAACGTAACAAACGTTCCGCTCCATAAGGTCGGCGGACAGGGAATATTCGTCAAGGCTCTCGACGATGCGATCCTCGAAGGCGAGATCGATTTCGCGGTCCACAGCATGAAGGACATCCCTGCAAAAAGGCCGGACGGTGTCGTTACATGTGCGATCCTGAAAAGGGACTCCCCCGCGGACTTCCTCGTACACTACTGTCCTTTGAAGGAGGTGAAGATCGTCGGAACCTCCAGCACCCGTAGACGTGCCCAGTTCCTTCGCGGCGGACTTGATGTCGAGGTGAAGGAGCTTCGCGGGAACGTCGATACGAGGATCAGAAAACTGAAGGAAGGAGAGTACGACGCAATAGTTCTCGCCGAAGCGGGGATGGAGAGGCTCGGTCTCGATCTTCCCGGAACAAGGCTCCTCCCCCAGTGGCACGTCCCGTCGCCGAACCAGGGGATCATCGCAGTCGTGTGCAGGGACGATCCCGAACTCATAAAGACCTTCGAACCACTGAACCACGAGCAGACAAGAATGGATGCGTCCGTCGAGAGGGCGGTCATGGAGGAGATCGGCGGCGGTTGCTATACCCCGCAGGGCGTCTTCTGCGAGGACGGGTTCCTTATCGCTGAGGTTCTCTCGCTCGACGGAAAGAGATGGGAGAGGATCGAGGACGACGGCAGCAGCGTGGAGGAGGCCCGGCTGATCGGTCAGAAGCTCCGTTCGATCGGCTACGATATAATTGAAGAGGCCAGACTGAGTCTCGGGCTGTAA
- a CDS encoding CU044_2847 family protein: protein MPQNDKPSIIFGSVITQLKEEEIEEIKEKSIPVSSETLINSTVLYNRMYLPKVEFYKKAEDLSEKALDDSLTKIGYLSEKLNKQFEGMVKKPNKVEVSFGLKVSGGIALFVEATGSCEFAVKLTWESKS, encoded by the coding sequence ATGCCACAAAATGATAAACCATCCATAATTTTTGGATCAGTGATTACCCAGTTGAAAGAAGAAGAAATAGAAGAAATAAAAGAAAAGAGCATCCCGGTATCCAGTGAGACCCTTATCAATTCTACAGTTCTTTATAACAGGATGTATCTACCCAAGGTTGAGTTCTATAAAAAAGCTGAGGATTTATCTGAAAAAGCTTTAGATGATTCGTTAACCAAAATTGGGTACCTTAGTGAGAAATTAAACAAGCAATTTGAGGGAATGGTAAAAAAGCCCAACAAAGTAGAAGTTTCATTTGGTTTAAAAGTAAGTGGAGGGATTGCATTATTCGTAGAAGCTACCGGTTCATGTGAATTTGCTGTAAAACTAACCTGGGAATCCAAATCCTAA
- a CDS encoding class I SAM-dependent methyltransferase, producing the protein MENNPVFKIFESFPRQGPGDDEHTEKAFSLIGEPPEGGGEILDVGCGKGVQTMALARLCPSCRITATDLYQPFLDVVDEKIASGGLSGRVKTVRASMHDLPFEEESFDIIWAEGCSFIIGFGNAVNYWKKFMKPGGYMMISDLFWFTETPSAETREFFAEIDPNLMIDEKGFEIIRNAGLELVGSFRLPSRVWEESYYSKVRENLGNLREKFKDDETALMVIEGLKKEIEIFEKYSDEYGYTYNVMRKPL; encoded by the coding sequence ATGGAAAACAATCCAGTTTTTAAGATTTTTGAATCGTTCCCCAGGCAGGGGCCGGGGGACGACGAGCACACCGAAAAAGCATTTTCTCTCATCGGAGAACCCCCGGAGGGAGGTGGTGAAATCCTTGATGTCGGCTGCGGGAAGGGAGTACAGACTATGGCCCTTGCCCGCCTGTGCCCGTCATGCAGGATAACGGCGACCGATCTATACCAGCCTTTCCTCGATGTGGTGGATGAAAAAATTGCATCCGGAGGTCTTTCCGGGAGAGTCAAAACAGTCCGTGCATCTATGCACGATCTTCCTTTTGAAGAGGAATCTTTTGACATTATATGGGCCGAAGGCTGCTCATTCATTATTGGCTTTGGAAATGCCGTCAATTACTGGAAGAAATTCATGAAACCCGGCGGATACATGATGATATCCGATCTGTTCTGGTTCACTGAAACTCCGTCGGCAGAGACAAGGGAATTCTTCGCGGAGATCGATCCCAACCTGATGATAGACGAGAAGGGATTTGAGATCATCCGGAATGCCGGGCTTGAGCTGGTCGGGTCCTTCAGGCTTCCTTCACGAGTCTGGGAAGAGAGCTACTATAGTAAAGTGAGAGAGAATTTAGGAAACCTTAGGGAGAAATTCAAAGACGATGAAACCGCCCTCATGGTTATCGAAGGGCTGAAAAAAGAGATTGAAATATTTGAGAAATATTCGGACGAGTACGGTTATACATATAATGTAATGAGAAAGCCGTTGTGA
- the hemB gene encoding porphobilinogen synthase, translating into MYPQRRLRRLRKRNIQPLFRETTVLKEDLVMPVFFDENIAKKKPIESMPGQYRYPLYEAGDIAQRILDKGIQAMLIFGIPGSKDEEATEAWNENGVVQEAVRMIKSEVPEMVVITDVCACEYTSHGHCGIVGDTPCGPDLLNDPSLELMMRIAVSHAEAGADMVAPSCMLDGQVTAIREALDEEGFDDTPIMSYSTKFASALYGPFREAADSGMAFGDRTTYQMEPGNAREAFLESELDLSEGADILMVKPAGFYHDIIASVTSLGVPVAAYQVSGEYSMIKAASEKGWLDEKRVVMESVKSIKRAGADLIITYFAEDIAGWIDEEQ; encoded by the coding sequence ATGTATCCGCAAAGACGACTCAGAAGACTGAGAAAAAGAAATATCCAGCCTCTCTTCAGGGAGACCACGGTCCTGAAGGAGGACCTGGTAATGCCGGTATTCTTCGACGAGAATATCGCGAAAAAAAAGCCGATCGAATCCATGCCCGGCCAGTATAGGTATCCGCTCTACGAAGCCGGCGACATTGCGCAGAGGATCCTTGACAAGGGAATCCAGGCAATGCTCATCTTCGGAATTCCGGGGTCCAAGGACGAGGAGGCAACCGAGGCCTGGAACGAGAACGGCGTAGTCCAGGAGGCCGTCCGGATGATAAAGTCCGAAGTTCCGGAGATGGTCGTCATAACAGATGTCTGTGCATGCGAATACACGTCCCACGGCCACTGCGGGATCGTCGGGGACACCCCCTGCGGACCGGATCTCCTAAACGACCCCTCGCTTGAGCTGATGATGCGGATCGCCGTATCCCATGCAGAGGCCGGTGCCGATATGGTCGCACCCTCGTGCATGCTTGACGGACAGGTGACTGCAATCAGGGAGGCTCTCGACGAAGAAGGCTTCGATGACACACCCATAATGTCGTATTCGACCAAGTTCGCAAGTGCACTCTATGGTCCGTTCAGGGAGGCCGCAGACTCGGGCATGGCGTTCGGAGACAGGACCACATACCAGATGGAGCCCGGAAACGCGAGGGAGGCGTTCCTCGAATCCGAACTCGATCTCTCTGAGGGAGCGGACATTCTCATGGTAAAGCCCGCCGGGTTCTATCACGACATCATCGCGTCAGTAACATCACTCGGTGTTCCCGTTGCGGCCTACCAGGTCAGCGGCGAGTATTCGATGATAAAGGCCGCGTCCGAAAAGGGGTGGCTCGACGAGAAACGCGTCGTAATGGAGAGCGTGAAATCGATAAAACGTGCGGGCGCCGATCTTATAATCACCTATTTTGCAGAGGACATCGCAGGGTGGATCGATGAAGAGCAGTGA
- a CDS encoding DUF1828 domain-containing protein: MTEEQILKSFKSVVCSDIRIVEEGLNRFHVFTPFRFNDGDRYLIILKKKQSRWVLSDEGHTFMHLSYKLDMEALSEGTRFDIVNSAKEEFSVNEDDGELYVEIPDEEYGHSLFNLIQAISKIYDTSFLSRDRVKTTFIEDLKETIQGFIPKESISYNWHHPTLDTDAKYPVDYRIDGGSVPIFIFALNSDKKIDDATITILWHEKMKIKFYSIGIYEKQESNNRKSVARLTDVCDRSFSSLPDNISRIEKIFSEQIPQLSVASTE, from the coding sequence ATGACTGAAGAACAAATATTGAAATCCTTTAAATCAGTAGTCTGTTCAGATATTAGGATCGTAGAAGAAGGACTCAATAGATTTCATGTATTTACTCCATTTAGGTTCAATGATGGTGACAGATATCTGATAATTCTTAAAAAGAAACAAAGCCGGTGGGTATTATCGGATGAAGGCCATACATTCATGCATTTATCATACAAGTTGGATATGGAGGCATTATCTGAAGGAACAAGGTTTGACATTGTAAATTCTGCTAAAGAAGAATTCAGTGTCAATGAGGATGATGGCGAATTATATGTTGAAATACCAGATGAAGAATATGGTCATTCTCTATTTAACCTGATCCAAGCAATCTCAAAAATATATGATACATCCTTTTTATCAAGAGATCGCGTTAAAACGACCTTTATTGAGGATTTAAAGGAAACTATTCAAGGATTTATTCCTAAAGAATCAATAAGTTACAACTGGCACCATCCAACTTTGGATACTGACGCTAAATATCCAGTTGATTATAGAATAGATGGAGGAAGTGTCCCCATCTTCATATTTGCCTTAAATTCTGATAAAAAAATAGACGATGCCACAATAACAATACTCTGGCATGAAAAGATGAAAATAAAGTTCTATTCAATTGGAATATATGAAAAGCAGGAGAGTAACAATAGAAAATCTGTAGCCAGATTAACAGACGTTTGCGATAGATCTTTCTCAAGTCTTCCTGATAATATTTCAAGAATTGAGAAAATCTTCAGTGAACAGATTCCACAATTGAGTGTTGCTAGTACAGAATGA
- the hemL gene encoding glutamate-1-semialdehyde 2,1-aminomutase yields the protein MKSSELFDIAKTLIPGGVSSPVRAIKPYPFYTKRANGSRIYTEDGDELIDCCMGYGPLLLGHCHPVVKAAIEEQATNGWLYGTPTEKEIELAKIIACDHPSIDMCRFVSSGSEATMAAIRLARGYTNKKDIIKVEGGFHGAHDGVLIQAGSGALTMGVPDSAGVIPDVVSHTMQVPYNDIESLEEILSKNKDIAAFILEPVMGNVGPVLPEKDYLKEVRKITAENDVLLIMDEVICGYRVGIGGAQVMYDIKPDITTLGKIAGGGLPMGIFAGRKEIMELVAPAGPVYQAGTFSGNPLSVSAGIAALRYIHENSGLYDKLDGFTKEIEDYLPERYRNSFVRLGSMFKLYFRDSPPSNYVEAKQSDTEKFGKFWKGMLKEGIFLPPSQFETNFVSAAHTTGDIEKISEAYCKCL from the coding sequence ATGAAGAGCAGTGAACTATTCGATATCGCAAAGACACTAATTCCCGGCGGCGTGAGCAGCCCGGTACGGGCGATCAAGCCCTACCCGTTCTATACCAAGAGAGCGAACGGGTCGAGGATCTACACGGAAGACGGCGACGAGCTGATCGACTGCTGTATGGGCTACGGCCCGCTGCTTCTCGGTCATTGCCACCCCGTCGTAAAAGCGGCAATTGAAGAACAAGCCACAAACGGCTGGCTCTACGGGACTCCGACTGAAAAGGAGATCGAACTTGCGAAGATAATCGCCTGCGATCACCCGTCGATAGATATGTGCAGGTTCGTATCCAGCGGGTCCGAGGCCACGATGGCGGCCATAAGGCTTGCAAGGGGATACACGAACAAGAAGGATATCATTAAGGTCGAAGGCGGCTTCCACGGCGCCCACGACGGGGTTCTTATCCAGGCCGGGTCCGGTGCTCTGACGATGGGCGTTCCCGATTCAGCAGGAGTAATCCCGGATGTCGTATCCCACACGATGCAGGTTCCGTACAACGACATCGAGTCACTCGAAGAAATTCTCTCGAAGAACAAAGATATCGCCGCATTCATCCTCGAACCGGTCATGGGCAATGTCGGCCCGGTACTCCCGGAGAAGGATTACCTCAAAGAGGTGCGAAAGATCACGGCCGAAAACGACGTCCTCCTGATAATGGACGAAGTTATCTGCGGCTACAGGGTAGGAATCGGCGGAGCACAGGTCATGTATGATATAAAGCCGGACATAACGACGCTCGGAAAGATCGCAGGTGGAGGTCTTCCGATGGGAATCTTCGCCGGACGAAAGGAGATCATGGAGCTCGTCGCACCCGCAGGACCGGTCTACCAGGCCGGAACATTCAGCGGGAATCCGCTCTCGGTCTCCGCAGGAATCGCGGCGCTGAGATATATTCATGAAAACAGCGGTCTCTACGATAAGCTCGACGGGTTCACGAAAGAAATCGAAGATTATCTTCCCGAACGCTACAGGAACTCTTTCGTCCGTCTCGGCTCGATGTTCAAGCTCTACTTCAGGGACTCTCCGCCTTCGAACTATGTCGAGGCGAAGCAGAGCGACACCGAAAAGTTCGGCAAGTTCTGGAAGGGGATGCTTAAGGAGGGGATCTTCCTTCCGCCGTCCCAGTTCGAGACGAACTTCGTCTCCGCTGCGCATACCACAGGGGATATAGAAAAGATATCAGAGGCATACTGCAAATGTCTCTGA
- a CDS encoding precorrin-2 dehydrogenase/sirohydrochlorin ferrochelatase family protein translates to MIPLIHDLSGKSVTIFGGGRVAFRKASFFHPEAAVTVIGRSIDEEIIKLGVTCITKEVCAGRESIADFIKGSALVVAATSDKKLNNVIGEVCRERGIPFNNADGDPGDIMIPSVVRGKNYMIAISTEGKSPAIPRYIRHLLEKECRGIDDMIELQSEFRETLKNEIPDQDERNRILREILEDETVWGHLETDKRAAVEYITRKYLR, encoded by the coding sequence ATGATTCCTCTTATCCATGATCTTTCGGGAAAGAGTGTCACAATCTTCGGCGGCGGGCGCGTTGCGTTCAGGAAAGCCTCTTTTTTCCACCCTGAAGCAGCCGTGACCGTCATCGGCCGGAGCATCGACGAGGAGATCATAAAGCTCGGCGTAACCTGCATCACGAAAGAGGTCTGCGCCGGGAGGGAATCGATCGCGGATTTCATCAAAGGCTCGGCGCTGGTAGTCGCGGCGACCTCCGACAAAAAACTGAACAACGTCATCGGGGAAGTCTGCCGGGAGAGGGGAATCCCGTTCAACAACGCCGACGGTGATCCGGGCGACATCATGATCCCCTCTGTCGTCAGGGGGAAGAACTACATGATCGCCATCTCCACCGAAGGAAAGAGCCCCGCGATCCCGCGCTACATCCGTCACCTGCTGGAGAAGGAATGTCGCGGCATCGACGATATGATCGAACTCCAGTCGGAGTTCAGGGAGACGCTCAAAAATGAAATCCCCGACCAGGACGAGAGGAACCGGATACTCAGGGAGATACTCGAAGACGAGACCGTCTGGGGCCATCTCGAAACTGACAAAAGAGCTGCGGTTGAATATATAACCAGGAAATATCTCAGATGA
- a CDS encoding type II toxin-antitoxin system HicB family antitoxin, translating to MKDIITDNRRLKIMRRQLTAIIEKEDDGYVSFCPEYDIASQGDTVEEAHKNLQEALELFFETASPQEIQSRYHGEIYITRMDVAFG from the coding sequence GTGAAAGATATTATTACAGATAACCGGAGATTAAAAATTATGCGAAGACAACTGACTGCCATAATTGAGAAAGAAGACGATGGCTATGTTTCATTCTGTCCGGAATATGATATTGCAAGCCAGGGCGATACAGTCGAAGAAGCTCACAAAAATCTTCAGGAAGCCTTAGAGCTCTTTTTTGAGACTGCATCGCCACAGGAGATCCAATCCCGGTATCACGGAGAAATTTATATTACAAGGATGGATGTAGCCTTTGGCTAA
- a CDS encoding AbrB/MazE/SpoVT family DNA-binding domain-containing protein, with translation MDLIEIKTGKITEKGQVVIPKSVREKFREGTKVAILAYDDRIELRPLDDVDELLSCAYASEKVLAGDWDSKEEDEAWSNL, from the coding sequence ATGGATCTTATCGAGATAAAAACCGGAAAGATAACTGAGAAGGGGCAGGTTGTCATACCCAAGTCTGTCAGGGAGAAGTTCCGCGAGGGAACAAAAGTTGCCATTCTTGCCTATGATGACAGGATTGAACTGAGACCTCTTGACGATGTGGACGAACTGCTTTCATGTGCATATGCCTCTGAAAAAGTTCTCGCAGGAGACTGGGATTCAAAGGAAGAAGATGAGGCATGGAGCAATTTGTAA
- the cobA gene encoding uroporphyrinogen-III C-methyltransferase — translation MTGKVYLVGSGPGGLGLMTFRAREVIDLADVILYDQLPGDEIIASLPDVEKIDVGKYGGSHTKEQNEIENLMIKFAKAGKTVVRLKGGDPFLFGRGGEEMEILRDNGIEVVMVPGITSGIAVPECVGIPVTHRDFASQVTFLTGHEDPTKEESAIDWKWLAGTKGTLVILMGVKNLPKISRFLVENGMNGDRPVAIIERGLRPDQRVTTGTLEDISEKARVRGVKPPAIIVIGDVVSLYRE, via the coding sequence ATGACAGGAAAAGTGTATCTGGTGGGATCCGGCCCCGGCGGCCTGGGCCTCATGACATTTCGGGCGAGGGAGGTCATAGACCTCGCAGACGTTATCCTCTATGACCAGCTCCCGGGCGACGAGATCATCGCCTCTCTCCCTGATGTCGAAAAGATCGATGTCGGGAAGTACGGCGGAAGCCACACGAAGGAGCAGAACGAGATTGAAAACCTCATGATCAAATTCGCCAAAGCGGGAAAGACAGTAGTCCGGCTCAAGGGCGGCGACCCGTTCCTCTTCGGCCGGGGCGGAGAGGAGATGGAGATCCTGAGGGACAACGGCATCGAGGTCGTAATGGTTCCGGGCATAACTTCGGGAATTGCAGTCCCCGAGTGCGTCGGAATTCCCGTAACCCACAGGGACTTCGCTTCGCAGGTCACGTTTCTCACCGGGCACGAAGACCCGACAAAAGAAGAGTCTGCAATCGACTGGAAATGGCTTGCAGGAACGAAGGGAACACTCGTCATCCTCATGGGAGTAAAGAACCTCCCGAAGATAAGCCGGTTCCTCGTTGAAAACGGCATGAACGGCGATCGGCCGGTCGCGATAATCGAGAGGGGGCTTCGGCCCGACCAGCGTGTAACGACCGGGACGCTGGAAGATATTTCAGAAAAAGCCCGGGTGCGGGGTGTCAAGCCCCCGGCTATTATTGTCATCGGGGATGTAGTCTCTCTTTACAGGGAGTAA
- a CDS encoding glycoside hydrolase family 3 protein, whose protein sequence is MKGDLFFVFVLLCLVAVFLAAGCTGNSQYNEQIQAPDDPVTYESADECIVPDATLDEKIGQMILVGFRGFTADNDSQIADDIRNGRVGGVILFDRDVALNSSERNIKSPEQVFSLNGQLKGYAENIPLFISVDQEGGKICRLKESYGFPAVPSAEYLGSMDNETVTRDAGSILADTVKDAGFNMNFAPVVDLMVNPDSPAIGKLNRSFSEDPVVVVRNAGWIIDEHQEAGIITAIKHFPGHGSAMADSHAGFTDVTDTWSEEELIPYQILIDEGIPDIVMTAHIYNRNLDPDYPATLSEKTITGVLRDRLGYDGVVITDAMDMGAISDNYGIKEALNLSINAGCDIILFANNIVYDERIAENATGLIKELVLDGEIPEERINESYERIIRLKMKYLGCE, encoded by the coding sequence ATGAAGGGAGATCTTTTTTTCGTATTCGTTTTGCTATGTCTGGTTGCAGTTTTCCTGGCAGCCGGCTGTACCGGGAACTCGCAGTATAACGAACAGATTCAGGCTCCTGACGATCCTGTAACTTACGAATCGGCAGACGAGTGCATTGTTCCGGATGCGACACTGGATGAAAAGATCGGCCAGATGATTCTGGTGGGCTTTCGTGGGTTTACGGCGGATAACGACTCACAGATTGCGGATGATATCAGAAACGGAAGAGTAGGAGGCGTTATCCTTTTCGATCGTGATGTCGCCCTGAACAGCAGCGAGAGAAATATAAAATCCCCTGAACAGGTTTTTTCGCTGAATGGCCAGCTCAAGGGCTATGCAGAAAATATCCCCCTCTTCATTTCAGTCGACCAGGAAGGCGGTAAGATCTGCCGTCTCAAGGAAAGTTACGGTTTCCCGGCGGTTCCCTCAGCCGAATACCTCGGCAGTATGGACAATGAGACTGTAACTCGTGATGCAGGAAGCATTCTTGCAGATACAGTGAAAGATGCCGGGTTCAACATGAATTTTGCTCCGGTTGTCGATCTGATGGTGAATCCGGATTCTCCGGCAATAGGAAAGCTTAACAGGAGCTTTTCAGAAGATCCGGTTGTCGTAGTCCGCAATGCCGGCTGGATTATTGATGAGCACCAGGAAGCCGGTATAATTACGGCGATAAAACATTTCCCCGGCCACGGGAGTGCGATGGCTGATTCCCATGCGGGTTTTACCGATGTGACGGATACATGGAGCGAGGAGGAGCTTATACCTTATCAAATCCTGATAGATGAGGGTATTCCGGATATAGTGATGACCGCACACATCTATAACCGAAATCTTGATCCTGATTATCCTGCGACTCTCTCGGAAAAAACAATTACAGGTGTCCTCAGGGACAGGCTGGGTTATGACGGCGTCGTAATTACCGATGCTATGGATATGGGTGCGATTTCCGATAATTACGGTATTAAGGAAGCATTAAATCTTTCAATAAATGCCGGCTGCGATATTATTCTCTTTGCAAACAATATCGTCTATGATGAAAGGATCGCAGAGAATGCGACAGGTCTGATTAAGGAGCTTGTACTTGATGGCGAGATCCCGGAGGAGAGGATTAACGAGTCATATGAAAGAATTATCCGGCTGAAGATGAAGTATTTGGGATGCGAATAG
- a CDS encoding type II toxin-antitoxin system PemK/MazF family toxin translates to MEQFVKGDVLVVPFPFSDLSGTKRRPVFVAAVLNGDDLILCQITSRNRNDNYSVPLSDSDFVEGAIKVESFIRPNRIFTAEKSIILYRIGKVNPVKAGEVEEVLVRIFKVVA, encoded by the coding sequence ATGGAGCAATTTGTAAAAGGGGATGTATTAGTAGTTCCGTTTCCTTTCTCCGACTTATCCGGCACAAAACGGAGGCCGGTCTTTGTGGCCGCGGTATTAAACGGGGACGACCTGATTCTCTGCCAGATTACTTCCAGGAACAGAAATGACAATTATTCTGTCCCTTTGTCCGACTCCGATTTTGTAGAAGGTGCAATTAAGGTCGAAAGCTTCATCCGGCCGAACAGGATCTTTACGGCGGAAAAGTCGATAATTTTGTACAGGATCGGCAAAGTGAATCCCGTTAAAGCAGGAGAGGTCGAAGAGGTTCTTGTCCGGATTTTCAAAGTGGTTGCCTGA